A window of Cohnella herbarum contains these coding sequences:
- a CDS encoding cysteine desulfurase family protein, whose translation MKTYYYDHCASTPMLPTVIQTMTELMRLHYANPGALHRSGAEAMKLVDRARASVADRMSASPGEVVFTSGGTESNNLAIKGSVNKVARTTRHIITSAIEHASVYECFRQLETTGIQTTILPVDSSGRVNPDDVAKAIQKDTVLVSIMQVNNETGVIQPIREIGQAVAEAPHVRLHVDGVQAIGKVPFSWKDWGVHLYSGSAHKFGGPKGMGFLLAKQGVELAPLLSGGDQEQGVRSGTQNVPAIVAMSQALRLAMEGQETRRDRMYAMRRQLLNIVADIPELVLNGVQAEDDIESVAAPHVVNLSYPGMRPEVMIHMLEKHGILVSTQSACSSKSLRPSRVLLAMGHDADRASGSIRISFGDEHEMEDIDLLGERLKMVVANLKPLERNSK comes from the coding sequence ATGAAAACCTATTATTATGATCATTGCGCTTCGACGCCGATGTTGCCGACCGTTATACAGACGATGACCGAACTCATGAGACTGCATTATGCCAACCCTGGCGCATTGCACCGTTCCGGCGCCGAAGCGATGAAGCTGGTTGACCGGGCTCGAGCTAGCGTTGCCGATAGGATGAGCGCAAGTCCGGGCGAAGTCGTATTTACGTCCGGCGGGACGGAAAGCAATAACTTGGCGATTAAAGGCTCCGTGAATAAGGTGGCCAGAACGACGAGGCATATCATTACTTCCGCGATCGAACATGCTTCCGTATACGAATGTTTCCGCCAACTGGAAACGACGGGTATCCAGACGACGATATTACCTGTCGATTCGTCAGGCAGAGTGAATCCCGATGACGTAGCGAAAGCGATTCAAAAAGATACCGTTCTCGTCAGTATTATGCAGGTCAATAATGAGACGGGCGTTATTCAACCTATTCGCGAGATCGGTCAAGCGGTGGCCGAAGCCCCGCATGTCCGGTTACACGTGGACGGCGTTCAAGCGATCGGAAAAGTTCCTTTTTCGTGGAAGGATTGGGGGGTGCATCTCTACTCGGGTTCCGCGCATAAATTCGGAGGACCGAAGGGGATGGGATTTCTACTCGCCAAGCAGGGAGTGGAATTGGCCCCTTTGCTGAGCGGCGGAGATCAAGAGCAAGGCGTCCGTTCTGGGACGCAGAACGTTCCGGCAATCGTGGCGATGTCGCAAGCTCTTAGGCTAGCGATGGAAGGACAAGAAACAAGGCGCGATCGGATGTATGCCATGAGAAGGCAATTGCTTAATATCGTTGCCGATATTCCGGAATTGGTCCTTAACGGAGTTCAAGCGGAAGATGACATCGAATCGGTTGCGGCTCCGCATGTCGTCAACTTGTCGTATCCGGGAATGCGGCCGGAAGTGATGATTCACATGCTGGAGAAGCACGGCATACTCGTGTCGACGCAATCGGCTTGTTCCTCCAAAAGCTTACGACCGAGTAGAGTTTTGCTGGCGATGGGACATGACGCAGACCGCGCATCGGGAAGCATACGAATCAGTTTCGGTGATGAACACGAAATGGAAGATATCGACTTATTAGGCGAAAGGCTCAAGATGGTCGTTGCCAATTTGAAGCCGTTGGAGAGGAATTCGAAATGA
- the thiI gene encoding tRNA uracil 4-sulfurtransferase ThiI, protein MKYDLVLVRFGEITIKGRNRNRFEAMLLTQIKQALIAMPALEYVRGYARAYIHLNGESYEQVAARLKDIFGIFTFSPVISSTQELETIRERSLELMRSLNPAPKTFKVSVKRGWKQYPHDSVEMNHLVGAHVLRNTPDLKVDVRSPEAELKIDIQHENTYIYCEVVKGAGGFPLGMNGKAMLLLSGGIDSPVAGWMAMRKGLKVEAVHFHSYPFTSEEAKEKVITLAKRLAYYSGKIKLHLVPFTELQTKLAQSGHDSLIITLMRRSMLKITEKLAQQSGALAIVTGDSLGQVASQTLGSMNVIGRSASLPMLRPLVMMDKQDIIGYAERIGTFQTSILPFEDCCTLFVPKSPATNPDLKLVERIEAHLGDEFERLIEEAVQGTEVLVLREDGGLEVDGERKEEDAWF, encoded by the coding sequence ATGAAATACGATCTCGTATTAGTCAGATTCGGGGAAATTACGATCAAAGGCCGCAATCGCAACCGGTTCGAGGCGATGCTGCTCACCCAGATCAAGCAGGCGCTAATAGCGATGCCGGCTTTGGAATACGTTAGAGGTTACGCGCGAGCGTACATCCATCTCAACGGCGAGAGCTATGAGCAAGTAGCCGCGCGGTTAAAGGATATTTTCGGAATATTCACCTTCAGTCCGGTAATCAGCTCGACGCAAGAGCTGGAAACGATTCGCGAGCGTTCGCTCGAATTGATGAGAAGCTTGAATCCGGCTCCGAAGACGTTTAAAGTATCCGTGAAGCGGGGCTGGAAGCAATACCCTCACGATTCCGTCGAGATGAACCATCTGGTCGGCGCCCATGTGCTGCGCAATACTCCCGATCTTAAAGTCGACGTTAGATCGCCGGAAGCGGAGCTGAAGATCGATATTCAGCATGAGAATACTTATATTTACTGCGAAGTCGTGAAAGGCGCGGGAGGATTTCCTCTCGGAATGAACGGCAAAGCGATGCTGTTGCTGTCCGGGGGAATAGACAGTCCGGTTGCCGGTTGGATGGCGATGAGGAAAGGGTTGAAGGTGGAGGCGGTTCACTTCCATAGCTACCCTTTCACAAGCGAAGAAGCGAAGGAGAAGGTTATTACTCTTGCCAAGCGACTGGCTTACTATAGCGGTAAAATCAAGTTGCATCTCGTGCCGTTCACGGAGCTGCAGACGAAATTAGCGCAATCCGGGCACGACAGCCTAATCATCACGTTAATGAGACGAAGCATGCTGAAAATTACGGAGAAGCTGGCCCAGCAGAGCGGTGCCTTGGCGATCGTCACCGGGGACAGTCTCGGGCAAGTCGCCAGCCAGACGCTCGGCAGCATGAACGTAATCGGTCGCTCCGCCTCGTTGCCGATGCTGCGACCGCTTGTCATGATGGATAAGCAGGATATTATCGGATACGCGGAAAGAATCGGCACGTTCCAGACTTCGATATTGCCGTTTGAAGATTGTTGTACGTTGTTCGTGCCTAAATCTCCGGCTACGAATCCGGATCTTAAGCTTGTTGAACGAATTGAAGCCCATCTGGGAGATGAATTCGAACGTTTAATCGAAGAAGCCGTGCAAGGTACCGAAGTGCTCGTGCTGCGCGAGGACGGCGGCTTAGAGGTTGACGGAGAGCGCAAAGAAGAAGACGCTTGGTTCTAA
- a CDS encoding TerC family protein → MGLETLFVFMEIVMINLLLSGDNAIVIAMAGRRLPAHQRRRAVWWGAVAAIGLRVLLTLGAITLLHVPFLQTAGAVLLFVIALQLLLDSKEKTEHTPAATTLAGAVWTIVVADFVMSLDNVLAVAAIANGDTALLIIGIVMSIPIIIWGSSFIMRVLDRLPGLLYLGGGLLAYTAAEMILSDPGIKRFSHLLRPEAEKIFPFLAVSVILVAALWMRRRSKIPID, encoded by the coding sequence ATGGGATTGGAAACTTTATTCGTGTTTATGGAAATCGTGATGATCAATTTGCTCTTAAGCGGCGATAACGCGATCGTGATCGCGATGGCGGGACGCAGATTGCCGGCGCACCAGCGGAGACGAGCGGTCTGGTGGGGAGCCGTCGCGGCGATCGGATTGCGCGTCCTATTGACCTTGGGAGCAATCACGTTATTGCATGTGCCGTTCCTCCAGACCGCTGGCGCGGTACTGCTATTTGTTATCGCGCTGCAGCTACTGCTCGACAGCAAGGAAAAGACAGAGCACACGCCGGCGGCTACTACGCTTGCCGGGGCGGTATGGACGATCGTCGTCGCCGACTTCGTCATGAGCCTGGACAATGTTCTTGCGGTAGCGGCGATTGCGAACGGCGACACCGCTTTGTTAATCATCGGGATCGTCATGAGTATCCCGATTATTATTTGGGGAAGCTCCTTCATCATGAGGGTACTCGATCGGTTGCCCGGATTGCTCTACTTAGGCGGGGGACTTCTTGCTTATACCGCGGCCGAAATGATTTTGAGCGATCCCGGCATCAAGAGGTTCAGTCATCTGCTCCGCCCCGAAGCGGAAAAGATTTTTCCTTTTCTGGCGGTGTCCGTCATCTTGGTCGCCGCCTTGTGGATGCGCCGAAGAAGCAAGATTCCAATAGATTAG
- a CDS encoding TerC family protein, giving the protein MELFGWDLLSLDFWTILLTIVFIDLLLAGDNAIVIGLAARSLPKETQKKAVIWGTAGAVIIRIVATMLVVSLLKIPFLLAIGGVLLLWIAYKLLIQENEHGDIKAGTTLWSAIQTIIIADAAMGLDNVIAVAGAAHGDYFLVILGLLISIPIVVWGSTLFIKVIEKYQWIIYLGSGVLAYTAAKMITHEGEFKHFFESNLVFTWIFIATMVVLVVVAGVWTNAIKSRRAHEKKPVPTLATKKSRETH; this is encoded by the coding sequence GTGGAACTATTTGGATGGGATCTGCTAAGCTTGGACTTCTGGACGATCTTGCTAACGATCGTGTTCATCGATCTCTTACTAGCCGGCGATAACGCAATCGTAATCGGTCTCGCAGCCAGAAGCCTGCCTAAGGAAACGCAAAAGAAAGCAGTCATCTGGGGAACTGCCGGCGCGGTAATCATACGCATCGTAGCTACAATGCTCGTCGTATCCTTGCTCAAGATTCCGTTCTTGCTCGCTATCGGAGGCGTGCTGCTTCTGTGGATTGCCTACAAACTTCTCATACAAGAAAACGAACACGGCGACATCAAAGCCGGCACAACGCTCTGGAGCGCCATCCAAACGATCATCATTGCCGACGCAGCCATGGGGCTCGATAACGTCATCGCGGTAGCCGGAGCGGCGCACGGAGATTATTTTCTCGTCATCTTAGGGCTCTTGATCAGCATCCCGATCGTGGTATGGGGAAGCACGTTGTTCATCAAGGTCATCGAGAAATATCAGTGGATAATTTATTTGGGATCCGGGGTACTAGCTTACACGGCCGCCAAAATGATCACGCACGAAGGAGAATTCAAACATTTCTTCGAGAGCAACCTTGTATTCACCTGGATTTTCATCGCCACGATGGTCGTTCTTGTCGTCGTCGCGGGAGTATGGACGAACGCGATCAAATCGCGAAGAGCCCATGAAAAAAAGCCCGTACCGACGCTGGCAACGAAAAAAAGCCGTGAAACGCATTAA